The following coding sequences lie in one Methanothermobacter sp. MT-2 genomic window:
- a CDS encoding cobalamin biosynthesis protein N translates to MKNIRKLTLIILLLLAITLTNTVSATEVNGYVKEIYNETNGTYTSLDNAIPAENATIRIKYNETIINETKTDKNGYYTIRFNATTPIELEISYLNYKKTTYTINNTCTINHTFIPDIAIISSAPEKAKILTLLNNRRIIYHDMWNPNSQTNDWILEYVNFAYIDMAMPGTGWGDSWYPYLLKSPANKKYMIAAAFGYPTDTDTDPWGGDGLHLLKGHNTNDTPNTIENTYIASYWALASGETARENLENMIKYIYFLLGETEYNPVEHGEGPIMSNPDWGLYHPDYGIAGIIPTRDQIKNWIETNPGLLPPYDSLKWIDENYTNWAAEQRWNLYKDFGEWYNQTRNITEPFIVVVSYSPSKVVDAIIREAEKNGRAIFCLYQGATNPPVSSLLEELVTGRNDTKPLGRDINAIISLYSWSLNYSNLQNGGALQELEKMNIPVIKGVQLYDNSSLNNPLGPQSEWTWQVTIPSFEGVFSPIVVSYTDTNTWEETPIEEGVKKIVQIADKWAKLRELQNNSKRLAIIVYNYPPGKDGLTASYLDVFQSLHDLLLKLKENGYNTGDIPSKEELYTLLVECGNKGTWAKPLLQQYFSEHRSLLEENKQLIDTETYLNWFKELPEKLREEVIEKWGEPPGNVMTVNQTIIIPGIILGNIFIGIQPSRGWEEVQNYHDPYLPPHHQYIAFYQWIEKVFGANAMIHLGTHGTLEWLPGRMIGLTEEDWPFQLTNLPNIYPYIVSNPGEGLVAKDRSNALIIDHMTPAMVQSSLYGDLIEIHDLIHQYQNALKVGNMQILPELESEIKTKASRLGFEMSGDFKEALEELHLKLHEIEDDIIPLGLHSLGKVLSGEELVEEVFTVASSRSDLLENVKNKLYPSITIDYSEMSKSIYENEIENIKETAKEWIRSIINGIIPEGIDASDLEFINETINKIRANREWQNILDALSGGFVEPGLAGDPAWNDVLPTGANFYAANPKKMPTKAAWETAEKIVDKLLADYYKVHGRFPELIGMVMWGTELLRTDAIAIAEFMYLLGVKPEWNPNGDVNPEPVLMSPSQLKIVIDGVEVQRPRVDVFVTAVTGYQGWIDLMNRAVELAASANDTLNHVKEHYMECGSLDRIFGLRGLVLEGTGVSDLLPSTSKWELTSELVDVYLSRVSYAWKSTATGISIQQNKGTFQYLLKNMDLMTQNLDSTWRLLDTDDYYDWFGGMLLASRQLGGNPDTSLVDIRNKNNIATRDIKEEIELEIRSQLLNPRYMDSLLGSPSGWMEYASRYKNAFAIAVTSNSISEQLWTQMAENLLTPRFGAPGSYGAFATESMIGWVLEANRRGIWTPSDSGLVTNLVDKYIGIANQYGVACCHHTCSNIVFNQWLVSVSSLDSATLQKFAGVFTATTGARIVIPGTSSVPGVPGQSGTSSAPVEPGSTPGYTGTLRMGSQPSATPGTGVGAATAGVAGSSGGSSAGQGKVFEVSASQTGGSGSQMPFYALLGVVGIVVLIGAGYFLKGYGKL, encoded by the coding sequence TTCATACCAGACATTGCAATCATAAGCTCAGCACCAGAAAAAGCCAAAATACTCACCCTACTAAACAACAGACGCATAATATACCACGACATGTGGAATCCCAACTCCCAAACCAACGACTGGATACTAGAATATGTGAACTTCGCATACATTGACATGGCAATGCCAGGCACAGGCTGGGGCGACTCATGGTACCCCTACCTCCTAAAAAGCCCAGCCAACAAAAAATATATGATAGCAGCAGCATTCGGCTACCCCACAGACACCGACACCGACCCATGGGGAGGCGACGGCCTACACCTACTCAAAGGACACAACACCAATGACACACCAAACACAATAGAAAACACTTACATAGCCAGCTACTGGGCCCTTGCCTCGGGCGAAACCGCCAGAGAAAACCTCGAAAACATGATAAAATACATCTACTTCCTCCTCGGCGAAACAGAATACAACCCAGTAGAACACGGTGAAGGACCAATAATGTCAAATCCAGACTGGGGATTATACCATCCAGATTATGGCATCGCTGGCATCATCCCCACAAGAGACCAGATAAAAAATTGGATAGAAACAAACCCTGGACTACTCCCACCATATGACAGCCTAAAATGGATAGATGAAAATTACACAAACTGGGCGGCTGAACAACGCTGGAACCTATACAAAGACTTCGGGGAATGGTACAATCAAACAAGGAATATCACAGAACCATTCATTGTCGTGGTGAGTTACTCACCATCCAAAGTGGTTGATGCAATAATAAGAGAAGCTGAAAAAAATGGCAGAGCCATATTTTGTCTCTATCAAGGTGCAACAAACCCTCCTGTAAGCTCACTCCTAGAAGAACTTGTAACTGGCAGAAACGATACCAAACCACTTGGAAGAGACATAAACGCCATCATATCATTATACTCATGGTCACTGAATTACTCCAACCTCCAAAATGGAGGCGCGCTCCAAGAACTTGAAAAAATGAACATCCCAGTGATCAAAGGCGTGCAGTTATATGACAATTCAAGCCTCAACAATCCCCTCGGACCACAATCTGAATGGACATGGCAGGTTACAATACCAAGCTTCGAAGGCGTATTCTCACCAATCGTTGTATCATACACTGATACAAATACATGGGAAGAAACACCAATAGAAGAGGGTGTTAAAAAGATAGTGCAAATTGCAGATAAATGGGCGAAGCTAAGAGAACTCCAAAACAACAGCAAAAGGTTGGCTATCATAGTCTACAATTATCCCCCTGGAAAAGACGGGCTTACAGCATCCTACCTTGACGTCTTCCAAAGTCTACACGATCTACTCCTCAAACTTAAGGAAAACGGTTACAACACAGGTGATATACCCTCAAAAGAGGAATTATACACACTACTAGTAGAATGTGGCAACAAGGGCACCTGGGCAAAACCCCTACTCCAACAATACTTCTCAGAGCATAGATCCCTTCTAGAGGAAAACAAGCAACTCATAGACACCGAAACATACCTCAACTGGTTCAAGGAACTCCCAGAGAAACTAAGAGAAGAAGTTATCGAGAAATGGGGAGAACCGCCAGGAAATGTCATGACAGTAAACCAGACCATAATAATCCCAGGAATCATACTTGGGAACATCTTCATAGGGATACAGCCAAGCCGTGGATGGGAAGAAGTGCAAAACTACCATGACCCATACTTGCCGCCACACCACCAGTACATAGCATTCTACCAGTGGATAGAAAAGGTCTTCGGTGCAAATGCAATGATCCACCTTGGAACCCACGGAACACTTGAATGGCTCCCAGGCCGCATGATAGGATTAACAGAAGAAGACTGGCCATTCCAACTCACAAATCTGCCAAACATTTACCCTTATATAGTCTCTAATCCTGGTGAGGGACTCGTGGCAAAGGACAGGAGCAACGCACTCATAATAGATCATATGACCCCTGCGATGGTTCAAAGCAGCCTTTACGGTGATCTTATAGAAATCCATGATCTCATACACCAATACCAGAATGCTTTAAAGGTTGGTAACATGCAGATACTCCCAGAACTTGAAAGTGAAATAAAGACAAAGGCTTCAAGGTTAGGCTTTGAAATGTCAGGCGACTTTAAAGAGGCTTTGGAGGAACTCCATCTCAAATTACATGAAATTGAAGATGATATAATACCCCTTGGACTTCATAGCCTTGGTAAGGTTCTCAGTGGCGAAGAACTCGTGGAGGAAGTTTTCACCGTCGCATCTTCAAGGTCAGATCTTCTCGAAAACGTGAAGAATAAACTGTATCCTTCAATCACAATAGACTATTCTGAAATGTCTAAAAGCATATATGAGAACGAAATCGAGAATATCAAGGAAACAGCGAAAGAATGGATAAGGAGTATAATAAATGGCATCATACCAGAGGGGATCGACGCCAGTGACCTAGAATTTATAAATGAAACAATAAACAAGATCAGGGCCAACAGAGAGTGGCAGAACATCCTAGATGCCCTCAGCGGAGGTTTTGTGGAACCGGGACTCGCTGGGGATCCTGCATGGAATGATGTGCTGCCAACGGGTGCTAATTTCTATGCGGCTAATCCCAAGAAGATGCCGACAAAGGCTGCATGGGAAACCGCTGAAAAAATCGTGGATAAGCTACTCGCAGACTATTATAAGGTACATGGGAGGTTCCCGGAACTTATAGGGATGGTCATGTGGGGCACGGAACTATTAAGGACAGATGCCATTGCAATAGCAGAATTCATGTACTTGCTCGGTGTGAAACCTGAATGGAACCCTAATGGTGACGTGAACCCTGAACCCGTCCTTATGAGTCCATCACAGCTTAAAATAGTCATCGATGGTGTGGAAGTGCAAAGACCCCGTGTTGATGTTTTTGTAACTGCTGTCACAGGATACCAGGGATGGATAGACCTGATGAATAGAGCTGTTGAACTCGCAGCATCGGCTAACGACACCTTGAACCATGTTAAAGAACATTATATGGAGTGCGGGTCCCTTGACAGAATATTTGGTTTAAGGGGTCTTGTACTCGAAGGTACTGGGGTTTCAGATCTTCTACCTAGCACTTCAAAATGGGAGCTGACAAGTGAACTTGTCGATGTTTATCTTTCCAGGGTTTCATATGCTTGGAAATCAACGGCCACTGGCATCAGTATACAGCAGAATAAAGGGACTTTTCAGTATCTACTTAAAAACATGGATCTCATGACGCAGAATCTTGACAGTACTTGGCGTTTGCTTGACACAGATGACTATTATGACTGGTTTGGTGGAATGTTATTGGCTTCAAGGCAATTGGGTGGCAACCCAGACACTTCACTTGTTGATATAAGGAACAAGAACAATATCGCTACAAGAGACATTAAAGAGGAAATTGAATTGGAGATAAGGTCTCAGCTCCTTAATCCAAGGTACATGGATTCCCTTCTCGGCTCTCCGAGTGGTTGGATGGAATATGCTTCAAGGTACAAGAATGCATTTGCAATAGCGGTGACCAGCAATTCTATAAGTGAACAGTTATGGACTCAGATGGCTGAAAACCTTCTAACACCAAGATTCGGCGCTCCAGGATCCTATGGGGCCTTTGCAACAGAGTCAATGATTGGATGGGTGCTTGAAGCCAATAGGCGTGGTATATGGACTCCAAGTGACAGTGGTTTGGTAACAAACCTTGTAGACAAGTACATAGGAATTGCAAACCAGTATGGTGTTGCTTGTTGCCACCACACTTGTAGCAACATTGTATTTAACCAGTGGCTTGTTAGCGTTTCATCACTGGATTCTGCGACCCTCCAAAAATTTGCGGGTGTATTCACAGCCACTACTGGGGCTAGAATCGTGATTCCAGGGACTTCAAGTGTTCCTGGCGTCCCGGGACAGTCCGGAACTTCGAGTGCTCCAGTGGAACCTGGTTCAACCCCGGGTTACACCGGCACCCTAAGAATGGGAAGTCAACCCAGCGCAACACCAGGAACAGGAGTTGGAGCAGCCACAGCAGGAGTGGCTGGATCATCAGGCGGCTCAAGTGCCGGGCAAGGGAAGGTATTTGAGGTTTCAGCATCCCAAACGGGAGGTTCAGGGAGTCAAATGCCATTCTACGCACTTTTAGGGGTCGTAGGTATCGTGGTCCTCATAGGCGCCGGATACTTCCTAAAAGGATATGGAAAACTCTAA